The candidate division TA06 bacterium genome window below encodes:
- a CDS encoding methyltransferase domain-containing protein, translating to MKMRKKREWFDDDSFWIDLYPFMFPEGRFKNAVAQVEKILKLVKPAGKAVLDLCCGPGRCSIALAKKGFAVTGVDRTEFLLKKAKTKARAAKVKIAWIQQDMRDFVRPEAFDFVLSIFTSFGYFNKKEEDTKVLHNMFLSLKPGGTCLIDVVGKEWLAKVFQPTNSEKLPDGTMLVQRHEIFDNWTRIRNEWILLRKGRSKTFKFYHTVYSGQELKDRLEQVGFCNVRLYGNLEGEDYGRSAQRLIAVGEKPKP from the coding sequence ATGAAGATGCGTAAAAAACGCGAATGGTTTGATGATGACTCATTTTGGATCGACCTATATCCTTTCATGTTCCCGGAAGGCCGGTTCAAGAATGCGGTAGCTCAAGTTGAGAAAATCCTCAAACTTGTAAAGCCTGCCGGCAAAGCAGTTCTAGACCTTTGCTGCGGACCTGGCAGATGCTCTATTGCACTTGCCAAGAAAGGTTTTGCTGTGACAGGTGTCGACAGAACCGAATTTCTCCTCAAAAAAGCCAAAACAAAAGCCAGAGCAGCAAAGGTGAAGATCGCATGGATCCAACAAGACATGCGTGACTTCGTTCGCCCGGAAGCCTTTGATTTTGTCTTGAGCATATTCACATCCTTCGGATACTTCAACAAGAAAGAGGAAGATACTAAAGTCCTCCACAATATGTTTTTGAGTCTGAAGCCGGGAGGCACTTGCCTAATCGACGTTGTTGGAAAGGAATGGTTGGCGAAGGTTTTTCAGCCGACCAATTCAGAAAAACTCCCTGATGGCACAATGTTGGTGCAACGTCATGAAATATTCGACAACTGGACGCGAATTCGTAATGAATGGATACTGCTCCGAAAAGGCAGATCAAAAACTTTTAAGTTCTATCACACTGTTTATTCAGGGCAGGAGTTGAAGGATCGTCTTGAGCAGGTTGGATTTTGCAATGTGAGGCTGTACGGAAACCTTGAGGGAGAGGACTACGGGCGTTCTGCCCAGCGGTTGATTGCTGTCGGCGAAAAGCCCAAACCGTGA
- a CDS encoding BrnT family toxin, translating into MKLNFEWDEEKAKTNIKKHGVSFDKATTVFLDPFSMTIPDPNHSVDEQRYIYIGSSDKGRVLVVVYAERRLNIRIISCREATPTERKLYE; encoded by the coding sequence ATGAAACTAAATTTTGAGTGGGATGAAGAAAAGGCAAAAACGAACATCAAAAAACACGGCGTCAGTTTTGATAAAGCCACAACGGTTTTTCTCGACCCCTTCTCAATGACGATACCTGACCCCAACCACTCCGTAGATGAGCAAAGGTATATTTACATAGGCAGTTCTGACAAGGGCCGGGTGCTGGTGGTGGTTTATGCCGAGCGCAGGTTAAACATACGTATCATCAGTTGCCGTGAGGCAACTCCAACGGAACGAAAACTTTATGAATAA
- a CDS encoding M42 family metallopeptidase, which yields MELVKRLTQVSGPSGYEARAARAAQTELKPFADQVKIDKMGSVAAFKKGSGPKASGKKILLAAHLDEIGLLVNRIEEGGFLRFTEIGGFDVRVLLGQEVLVHPVGRLGPGTDKFFPGIIGAKPPHFQTPEESHQVIALADLYIDLGMEEKEVRARISVGDVATMRMPFVNLKNDRAAGKAMDDRACVAVMVKTLELLKKMRHSWDVYAVATVQEEAGWGCLGALTASYNVNPDIGIAIDVTHADMPMAAESDTFALGKGPTIALGPNLHPAVVEKLKEVAKAEEIPYQLEPCAGVTGTDAMDIQISREGIPTGLIGLPLRYMHTPVETLAAVDVERSARLLARFITELDDIKLEWKDD from the coding sequence TTGGAGCTGGTGAAAAGGCTGACCCAGGTTTCCGGTCCCTCGGGCTACGAAGCCAGGGCGGCCAGAGCGGCCCAAACGGAACTGAAGCCTTTTGCCGATCAGGTTAAGATAGACAAAATGGGCAGCGTGGCGGCCTTTAAGAAAGGCTCGGGACCCAAGGCCTCCGGCAAGAAAATTTTGTTAGCCGCACATTTGGACGAGATCGGCTTGCTGGTGAACCGGATCGAGGAGGGCGGTTTTTTGCGCTTTACCGAGATCGGCGGTTTCGATGTCCGGGTCCTGCTGGGACAGGAAGTGCTGGTGCATCCGGTGGGCCGGCTGGGGCCGGGCACCGACAAGTTCTTTCCCGGGATCATCGGGGCCAAGCCGCCGCACTTTCAGACTCCCGAGGAAAGCCATCAGGTGATAGCCTTGGCCGACCTCTATATTGACCTGGGGATGGAGGAAAAGGAGGTGCGGGCCAGGATCTCGGTGGGGGACGTGGCAACCATGCGGATGCCGTTCGTCAACCTAAAGAACGACCGGGCCGCCGGCAAAGCCATGGACGACCGAGCCTGCGTGGCGGTGATGGTGAAGACCCTGGAACTCCTGAAAAAAATGCGGCACAGTTGGGACGTATACGCCGTGGCTACGGTGCAGGAAGAGGCCGGCTGGGGCTGCCTGGGCGCGCTGACCGCCAGTTATAATGTAAACCCAGACATCGGCATCGCCATAGACGTGACTCACGCCGACATGCCAATGGCCGCAGAGTCCGATACCTTTGCCCTGGGCAAAGGACCCACCATTGCCCTGGGGCCAAATTTGCATCCGGCGGTGGTGGAGAAACTGAAGGAAGTGGCCAAGGCCGAGGAGATACCCTATCAGTTGGAGCCCTGCGCCGGGGTCACCGGCACCGATGCCATGGACATCCAGATCTCGCGCGAGGGGATCCCCACCGGCCTCATCGGCCTGCCGCTGCGCTACATGCACACTCCAGTGGAAACGCTGGCCGCGGTGGACGTGGAGCGCTCGGCCCGGCTTTTAGCTAGGTTCATCACCGAGCTGGATGACATTAAGCTGGAGTGGAAGGACGACTGA
- a CDS encoding 4Fe-4S binding protein: MRCCIIYFSQTGNTRQVAETIQETLAALTGSCALVRLEDADPMLVERYDLIGLGAPAFYFREPYNVQKFLEELPDHSSRPRPFFFFVTHGGTPGAIAPSICGLAARQGFVTLDFYQCLGYDTYPPFASRVPASGAGHPDQQDLDRAKAFAESVLIKARLFAEDPQANTCSLPGGFLNRTVAGMFSHRALLRHMRTGLLPRKNIKNDLCTKCGLCVEQCPANVITLEPYPVFREDDCIACYQCERICPERAYKNNWVPFKLLTGEYLYQFASKIFHGQKNSKP, encoded by the coding sequence ATGCGCTGCTGTATAATATATTTTTCCCAGACCGGGAATACCCGCCAGGTGGCCGAGACCATCCAGGAGACCCTGGCGGCCCTGACCGGTTCCTGCGCCCTGGTGCGGCTGGAGGATGCCGACCCCATGCTGGTGGAGCGGTACGATCTAATAGGCCTGGGCGCCCCGGCCTTTTATTTCCGGGAGCCGTACAATGTCCAGAAATTCCTGGAAGAACTGCCGGACCATTCATCCCGCCCCCGGCCCTTCTTCTTTTTTGTGACACATGGCGGGACGCCAGGGGCCATCGCCCCCAGTATCTGCGGCCTGGCGGCCCGGCAAGGCTTTGTTACCCTTGACTTTTACCAATGTTTGGGATATGATACATATCCCCCGTTTGCTTCCAGGGTACCGGCTTCGGGGGCTGGACACCCAGACCAGCAGGACCTGGACAGAGCAAAGGCCTTTGCCGAAAGCGTCCTGATCAAGGCCAGGCTGTTCGCCGAAGATCCACAAGCCAATACCTGTTCACTGCCCGGCGGCTTTTTGAACCGGACTGTGGCCGGAATGTTCAGCCACCGGGCTTTATTGCGGCACATGAGAACGGGACTGCTGCCCCGGAAAAATATAAAAAATGATCTCTGCACCAAGTGCGGATTGTGCGTTGAGCAATGCCCGGCCAATGTCATTACTTTGGAACCCTATCCGGTCTTCAGGGAAGATGACTGCATCGCCTGCTACCAGTGCGAGCGCATCTGCCCCGAAAGAGCTTACAAAAACAACTGGGTTCCTTTCAAACTGTTGACCGGAGAGTATCTCTATCAATTTGCATCAAAAATATTTCACGGACAGAAAAATTCCAAACCTTAG
- a CDS encoding adenosine-specific kinase has translation MNTSLIPIKKPEDVNFILGQTHFIKTVEDLYEILVSAVPGIKFGLAFCEASGACLIRSEGTDDEMIGLAVDNAKSIGAGHSLIIFLKNAYPINVLNAVKNCPEVCRIYCATANPCQVIVAESEQGRGIMGVIDGSSPKGVEDEDGKKWRKELLRKIGYKR, from the coding sequence ATGAACACCAGTCTGATACCCATTAAAAAACCTGAGGACGTCAACTTCATCCTGGGACAGACCCATTTCATCAAAACAGTGGAAGACCTTTACGAGATCCTGGTCTCGGCCGTGCCGGGCATCAAATTCGGCCTGGCCTTCTGCGAGGCCTCCGGGGCCTGCCTGATCAGGTCCGAGGGAACGGATGATGAGATGATAGGGCTGGCGGTTGACAACGCCAAGAGTATTGGGGCCGGGCACAGTTTGATCATCTTTCTGAAGAACGCCTATCCTATTAACGTCCTCAATGCCGTCAAGAACTGCCCCGAGGTCTGCCGGATCTACTGTGCCACCGCCAACCCCTGCCAGGTCATCGTGGCCGAAAGCGAACAGGGCCGGGGCATAATGGGGGTGATAGACGGCTCATCCCCCAAGGGCGTGGAGGACGAAGACGGTAAAAAATGGCGCAAAGAATTGCTGAGAAAAATCGGATACAAGCGGTAA
- a CDS encoding site-specific DNA-methyltransferase, giving the protein MNEEIINNIIKGDVLETLPQIKDNIIDVIITDPPYFLDKLDNKWQEDKVSNTKNCYVVTSLPAGMKYDKEQGKNFYAWYINVSKQLFRVLKPGGYFFSFSSPRLYHRMTCAIEDAGFDIKDCFMWLYTQNQPKAMSLNHFIDKLKCDSKTKQEIKNNLDGWKTPQIKSCFEPIVMAQKPYEGTFLTNIIKNKVGLINTKILTGKGMFPANVMTTEHITESIDKYFLVSKPKKEEKGLDNKHRTVKPLDLCKHLVRLTAFSKDAIILDPFIGSGTTAVAAKALGKRFIGIDINEKYVLFAKNRLNSIDRIITYDTKENLTEHQQISAFDKKKKYMIRTKRKKQGRSNNRLPLSAGVL; this is encoded by the coding sequence ATGAATGAAGAGATAATCAATAACATTATAAAAGGCGATGTATTAGAAACACTGCCACAAATAAAGGATAATATAATTGATGTTATTATTACCGATCCGCCATATTTTTTAGACAAATTAGACAATAAATGGCAGGAGGATAAAGTTAGTAACACCAAAAATTGTTATGTCGTAACTTCCTTACCAGCTGGCATGAAATACGATAAAGAGCAGGGAAAGAATTTTTATGCGTGGTATATAAATGTTTCTAAACAATTGTTTAGGGTATTAAAACCGGGCGGTTATTTCTTTTCTTTTTCAAGCCCTCGCCTGTATCATAGAATGACGTGCGCAATTGAAGACGCTGGTTTCGATATAAAAGATTGTTTTATGTGGCTGTATACACAAAACCAGCCCAAGGCAATGAGCTTAAATCATTTTATCGATAAACTTAAATGTGATTCAAAAACCAAACAGGAAATTAAAAATAATTTAGATGGTTGGAAAACCCCACAAATAAAGTCCTGTTTTGAACCAATTGTAATGGCGCAAAAACCTTATGAAGGAACCTTTTTAACCAATATTATTAAAAACAAGGTGGGACTAATAAATACAAAAATCCTAACCGGTAAGGGGATGTTTCCTGCTAATGTAATGACAACAGAACATATAACAGAAAGTATTGACAAATATTTTTTGGTATCAAAACCTAAAAAAGAAGAAAAGGGGTTAGACAATAAACATAGGACCGTTAAACCGTTAGATTTATGTAAGCATTTAGTAAGGCTTACGGCTTTTTCCAAAGATGCAATTATATTAGACCCCTTTATTGGAAGCGGAACAACCGCAGTCGCAGCCAAGGCTCTCGGGAAAAGATTTATTGGTATTGATATAAATGAAAAATATGTTTTGTTCGCAAAAAACCGCTTGAACAGTATCGATAGAATAATAACATATGATACTAAAGAAAATTTAACCGAACATCAACAAATAAGCGCATTTGATAAAAAGAAAAAATATATGATTAGAACCAAAAGAAAAAAACAAGGCAGGAGTAACAACCGCCTTCCTTTATCTGCCGGAGTTTTATGA